AATCTTTCGTCATTTTTCAAAATAGCTGTTATAATCCTATCTCCTACTTTTTTACCTGCAGAAATAGATTCTAAACTACTTTTTAAGATTTCATTGTTTTTTATTTCCACAAATGTCAATATATTTTTCATTTCTAATCCCCCTTAAAATACCTTAGCTTCAGCCATTATTTGAATTGCTTTTAATGTTGAATCTTCACATTTTTCCTCTTGAATTTTTATTCCAGCTTCTTTTTTAGGTGGTTCATAAAAATTAATAACTTTGACACATGCTCCTTCTCTTCCAACTTTTTCATTATCTAAATTTGGAATTTTTAAAGAATCTATTGGCATTCTTCTTGCCTTCATTTTATTTTTTATAGTTGGATATCTTGGATCATAATTTGGTTTTGTAACAGTGACAACACATGGGCAATTAGTTTCAACTACATTATATCCATCCTCTGTTTCTTGATTAAATGAAAAGATACTGTCTTTCATTGAAATATCAATTATATCTGTAACAAAGCCCCTTCCTAATATTTCTGAAATTTGAGCTCCAACTTGTCCACAAGCTGTATCTGTAGATTCTTTTCCACAGAAAATAATATCAAATTTTTCTCCATTTTCTTCTTCTATTTTTTTTATTCCATTTGCTAAAATGTAAGATGTTCCTAGTGTATCTGATTCTTTTAATT
The DNA window shown above is from Fusobacterium sp. IOR10 and carries:
- a CDS encoding electron transfer flavoprotein subunit beta/FixA family protein; the encoded protein is MNILVCIKQVPDDSIEVTAKDNKPNLSEIGKVVNAFDTYALEMAARFKEANDGEITVLSIGDKSTEKSLKNCLAVGGNRAILINDEELKESDTLGTSYILANGIKKIEEENGEKFDIIFCGKESTDTACGQVGAQISEILGRGFVTDIIDISMKDSIFSFNQETEDGYNVVETNCPCVVTVTKPNYDPRYPTIKNKMKARRMPIDSLKIPNLDNEKVGREGACVKVINFYEPPKKEAGIKIQEEKCEDSTLKAIQIMAEAKVF